A region of the Anolis carolinensis isolate JA03-04 chromosome 1, rAnoCar3.1.pri, whole genome shotgun sequence genome:
TGTCTAGAAGCAACTTCTATAGAAGCGATGTATATGGGAGCGGAGAGAATTAGATGGAAATTAGAGTTGACAAGTTCTGCAGATTTTTCACCACAAGGATGGAGAGTGGCTGATAGAACACCCAACTGAACACTTCTATTTTGGATATTTTAATATCGTTATCATTTGTGTTCCAGGTCCCTGTGTGTTTCAGATGTTAGAGTCAAACTTTACAAATAGCAAAGCACAAGGAATATACAAAAGGATCTTGTAGCCTCTTAAAGACAAACAGAAGACAAAGCTAGTAGCATAAACTTTTGTAACTTATTACACCAACTTCATTTTCTCAGTCCCTTGCCCTAATGATATTCCAGCCGAACATGGCTATGCCTTTGAAGAGCATAAGGAGATTACAGGTGTTGCTACAACAAAAGCTGCTTATGTGTGGCAGTTTTACGGTATGAGAGGTAGTATGGCATAGAGATTTAATGATCATTATAAaagacagacagactacagacTACTTCAGACCTCCGATCACACGCTTGCTGTTTTACTGTAAGAGATGCCCTGATCGGTTGGCACAGAGAataatctcaaacatatctgaaactggactgagaAATTTTGTATCTGTGTATGCTgagcacatgaaggttgtgagtaaaccaaatttgttattttttaatcaaAATCTTAATTTTGTCTCTTgaatgcatgatataaaacaagttgtttgacGGGCACTGAAAAATACTTCTGAGACACATATACTGCACATAGCAAGCAtgtgcaaacttcggctctccaggtgttttggactctaactcccacaattactaacagcctaccagctgttaggaattgtgggagttggagtccaaaacatctggagggaaggcccaagtttgcccaggcttgATGTAGATGCACTTCACGCattgactcaggccccttccacactgctgaataaaatctcacattacagtagagtctcacttatccaagctaaatgggccggcagaagcttggataagcgaatatcttggataataaggagggattaaggaaaagcctactaatcaaattaggttatgattttacaaattaagcaccaaaacatcatgttatacaacaaatttgatagaaaaggtagttcaatacgcagtaatgttatgttgtaattactgtatttatgaatttagcaccaaaatatcacaatatattgaaaacattgactacaaaaatggcttggataatccagaaacttggataagcgagactctactgtatctgctttgaactggaatatatggcagtactgtatctgctttgaactggaatatatggcagtactgtatctgctttgaactggaatatatggactctgataaacccagttcaaagaaggtactgtgggattttctgccttgatattctgggggcccttccagaatatcccagaatatcaaggcagaaaacgccacagtatctgcttggaactgtgttatctgagtccacactgccatatattccagttcaaagcagacaatatgggattttctgccttgatcttccgggatatagggctgtgtggaagggccctcagtgcctGCATAAAATGGAGGAagcctttctctcctttctctgaACCAGAAACCCCTTCCCTCATCTCATTCTCCacagaatgaaacaaaacaaggctTCTTTCTGTGAGGGGAGGAAATGTCCCGCCTCCTTCCTTCCTATACTTTGGGCCCTCTCTTCCCCCCATGTCCCGAAAAGGAAAGAGGCCCAGCCCAGGCCTGCGACCCTCCTCAACGGGCCCTTTTCCCCTTACTGTTCATCCTCCGCCGGGTCTCCTTCCGGTGGGGAGGGGGCGCGGTCGCAGAACAGCCAcagtctctccccctccccttcctcttcgcCTTGTCAGCGCGCCATGTTGTCTTCCCCGTCACCCTGGCAACCCCAGCAGAGCGTCAGCCAGCCAGGCGCACGCCACGCCACGCCACGCCCTGCCTTGCCCTGCCTATCAAAGGTCGGCGCAAGCGCAGTCACTCACCTCCGCCCTCGCCGACGATCGACTGCGGCAAGCCCAGCGAGGTCTTCATGCTCGCACACCGTCTTCCCACCCGAATGCGTCAGGTGTGCGCATGCGCGCCGTCTCCCTCTTCCCCCCCCTCCGCCTTTCCTTTGTTCGCATGCGCAGTAGTCCCCTTGAGAAAAAAGCCTTTTGTTGTTCTTTGAGTGACACTGGctccttcaacacagctgaattaaatcccacattatctgctttaaactggaatatcaaggcagaataacccgaaatacagtatctgctttgaactgggttatctgagtccacactgccatatattccacttcaaagcagacaatgtgggattttattctttttatgttttgaaccttcatagtgtttgcttatctctttgacattgtgagattttcttccttgatattctgggttatctgatcccaggttttctgctttaaactggattatatgagtctgcacttccagataatctgggataaacaaaaccagggttaagatcctgggatatagggcccactttcagggcccttccacacagccatacaatccaTAATATCAcggcagataatcccacaatatctgctttgaagtgggttatctgactccacactgccatatgtttcAGTTCTAAgcaaaaaaatgtgggattttattcaactggcaaaggcacctctgaacaaatctggccaagcaAAATAGGACTGAAtgtacttgaagacacacaacaaatacATAGATATAAggcccttcttcactgccatgtaaaatccagattatctgctttgaactggattatatgacagtgtagaaggggccctttgATAGCCTGGATTATttcacagtgtagaaggggcctaactctGCTATGCCTTTGAATGCTAACAAGTTCAAATTAagcacagataataataataataataataataataataatatctttatttttgtatcccaccccatctacctgaggggacttggggcggctcacatggggaccatagaatcatagaatcatagaatagtagagttggaacagaccacatgggccatctagtccaaccccctgctaagaagcaggaaatcgcattcaaagcacccccgacagatggccatccagcctctgcttaaaagcctccaaggaaggagcctccaccacggccccggggagagagttccactgtcgaacagctctcacagtgaggaagttcttcctgatgttcaagtggaatctcctttcctgtagtttgaagccattgttccgtgtcctagtctgcagggcagcagaaaacaagcttgctccctcttccctatgacttcccttcatgtatttgtacatggctatcatgtctcctctcagccttctcttctgcaggctaaacatgcccagctctttaagccgctcctcatagggcttgttctccagacccttaatcattttagtcgccctcctctggacgctttccagtttgtcaacatctcccttcaactgtggtgcccaaaattggacacagtattccaggtgtggtctgaccaaggcagaatagagggggagcataacttccctggatctagacgctattcccctattgatgcaggccagaatcccattggcttttttagcagccgcatcacattgttggctcatgtttaacttgttgtccacaaggactccaaggtctttttcgcacacactgctgtcaagccaggcgtcccccattctgtatctttgatttccattttttctgccgaagtgaagtatcttgcatttgtccctgttgaacttcattttgttagttttggcccatctctctagtctgtcaagatcgttttgaattctgctcctgtcttctggagtgttagctatccctcccagttttgtgtcgtctgcaaacttgatgatcgtgccttctaacccttcgtctaagtcgttaataaagatgttgaacagaaccgggcccaggacggagccctgcggcactccacttgtcacttctttccatgatgaagacgacgcattggtgagcaccctttgggttcgttcgcttagccaattacagatccacctaaccgtagttttgtctagcccacattttactagtttgtttgccagaaggtcgtgggggactttgtcgaaggccttactgaaatccaggtacgctacatccacagcattccctgtatcgacccaactcgtaactctatcgaaaaaagaggtcagattagtctggcatgacttgttggcaagcccaacaacatacaataaaatagttTAATATTATTCCAGTACATAAAATGGAGCACTGTACAGATTTTATTTGTGcagttttaatttaaaatataaaatggaaaataaaactcttttttttatttaaggaaGTTGAATATTCACCTAaaactaattacagtagagtctcacttatccaacataaacggtccggcagaatgttggataagcgaatatgttggataataaggaggcattaaggaaaagcctattaaacatcaaattaggttatgattttacaaatgaagcaccaaaacatcatgttagacaacaaatttggcagaaaaagtagttcaatacgcagtaatgctatgtagtaattactgtatttacgaatttagcaccaaaatatcacgatatattgaaaacattgactacaaaaatgcgttggataatccagaatgttggataagcgagtcttggataagtgagactctactgtactaatttaTTCCACACAAATAAACAACATTTGCTATGTGTCAGTAACCAAGGAGAAGTGCAGGAATCTGCTGCGCCAAGTGGCCGGTTAGCTCAGTTGGTTAGAGCGTGGTGCTAATAACGCCAAGGTCGCGGGTTCGATCCCCGTACGGGCCAAAgggaaattattttgtttttaaaaatagcaatactgtacatttaaataaaaaacctTAGAAAGgcaaaatatgtatttaaaaagcCATTCCAATGCATATAAGAAGGAAAATGGACTACGAAAGCAGCACACTGATTTAACATTATGGCCGCATCTACACTGAATGaacgcagtttggcaccacccttaattgccatggctggcATTTTGAAGACACAACACTTTTTGGTGAAGGACCTTGCAAATCTATAACTTCCATCAtaccagagcattgagccatggtagttaaaggtgGGTcagaatgcattcattctacagtgtagattcattctCCTACTGAATTTTAACCATTATAATCTCCCTTTGgtttctatactgtagaataggACAGAAAGTGGTAGGAAGCTCGACTGCGTTTTTTTAATCGAAATATGTCTCCTGTCGGCTTCCGCTGCCACCCTCCTGCTTTTTGATGACGTCAGATGAGGCCGACTGAAACGTTTCTATTGGTTACGTTCTCGCTTCTCGCGTGAGCAGCAGAAGGATGAGATTTCAACCTTAGTTAATTACCAAGATGGCGGCTCCTGAGCGAACGAGTGTCGTTTCTCAGGAAAAGTCGGCTTCCTCGAGGGTTCTTTTGGACCCACAGACCTCTGCTTCTCCGGCATCCCTGCCGCCCGCTTCCAGCATCTTTTACAGCGCGTTCCAGGAGCTGCAGAAAACGGCTCAGCTACAAGAGAAATCGGGGAAGGCGGCTGAGGCCTTTACTAGGCTCCTTCCGCCAAAGGTAATATAGACTTTCTGGCTTATTTGAGGCCTGTTATTATTATGACGACGATTATTATAGACTCAAAGCTGTCACCTGAGTCCTCGGTGTCCCGAAATGGTCACAGTGCTCATCTACActaactatttaatgcagttccaaaccagTATTAAAGAAAGGTTTTCCTGTGCAAAtggttacataggaaatcctggaaccatttGGAAGCCCGGGgtggtgatgacacaaaccacagagcactgaggcGCATTCAGGTTTTTCTTTTCATGGGAGTTTGTTGTTGAAGCTAGCTtcgaactgtattaaagggtcagtgtagatgaggctgttaggaattgtgggagttggaatccaaaacacccggaggaccaaagttttcccatgtctgGGCTTTGGTCtctcaagtcaatacagagatatattcagaaacattttttctttGTAGAAATAGGAAGTTACATGGTGctaggcacaaagcttagtgggtTCCTAGCAAACttctttttaaaggatttttacTCTTTCATTTAGTGTTTGCAGGTTGTTCTCCAATTGCCTAATGATCCTTATCTTACACGACTCTAATTGACTTTTTGCGTACACGTGGTTCTCTGTATGCATTATTAATGTGTGTTTCCTGACAGGTGTTTGTCCATGGCTTTTGTAATATTTTCCCTTTAAACAAAGGGCTTGTGTTCCTTCAGAGGAAGTTGCAGACTAGAGGTTTTGGCTTATAACCGCTTTCTCCCTACAATTTATCTAActgtacagttttttttttaactgtatgCTTATCTTATGTAATCTTATGTCGATTACTCTCAtatttgggttactgtgagtcttTCAACCTACATGGCCACGTTCCAGGAGCTTTTtcgcctgatgtttcatccacatctctggcaggcatcctctgaggttcacctcacaacctctgtagatgcctgccacagatgtgggtgaaacatcaggcgagaaaatttctggaacatagccatacagcccgaaagactcacagcaacccagtgattccggtcatgaaagccttcaacaatactctCATATTTATTTGTAGAAATACTAATGCTGTACTGATCTCTTGGTGCCAACTTATCAAATCATTTCACACCATTAcaaaacaatgcaatttaaaatctacaacatataaaaattaaaatagaattaaacttacAGGTTAGTTAAAATAacagtggagcccccagtggcgtaatgagttaaacccttgtgccagcaggactgctgaccgacaggttgacggtttgaatctggggagagcaggtgaggtccctctgtcagctccagctccccatgggggacatgagagaagcctcccacaaggatggtaaagcatcaaaacatctgggcaacatccttgcagacggccaattctctcacaccaaaagcaacttgcagtttctcaagtcgctcctctgATATGAAAAAAAGTTAAAATCACTTGGCTACACTTGATTAAGGTACATTTCAAACTGAGTATGTGATTTTCTTTGCCTCAACTGCAAACCACTTCTGAGGTGGTAGGCCACGAAGACTATTCCTTATACTTGTAAGGCATTATTGGATACCTAGGCTTtaagccagtgattctcaacctgtggtccccagatctttttggccctaactcccagaaatcctaacagctggtaaacttgctgagatttctgggagttgtgggccaaaaatatctggggacctcaggttgagaaccaccactttAAGCAATGGACATGCTTGAATGAATCACACTTATGCAGAGTCATTTGTGAGGCTTGAGCTTTTGCAGGAatcattttatatataagaaGTGGACAATTAAGTCTGTAGAGGTGTGTGTGTAAATTTGTgtctaaatatttttaaagctttgttaAAATCAGTTGGAAACTTTTTGTGTCCAAATACAGCCtgagaagaaaaaagaggaggacAAATCAACCCCAGGTCCTGCAGTGGCTCATCCCAAAAGTTTAACAACAGTTCAGCCAGTTGAAAAAAATTCCAAGATTTTAGGACTTGGTGTAAATCCTCAAATTATTCAGATACACCCTACTATGGGAATTGAGTCTCAGCAAATTTTCTTACATAATTCTTCCAAACCTACAGTTCAGTTACTTTTGCATAGCCCTTTACACCTCCTTGGACAAATTTCTGTAGGTAAGATAACAACAcatggacagaaaaacaaaccagCTGAAAAAGCTCCCACAGATTCTTCAAATAGTGGTCTGATTTCAGCAAACTCACTTATAAAACATAAGAAGAAGCAAAAAGAGCAGAAGATTAAAAAGGCCTTGAAGGTGAAGACCCGTTCTGGGAGAGTTTCATGTCCTCCTAAATATAAAGCTAAGGATTATAAATTCATTAAAACAGAAGATTTGGCTGACTGTCATCAGTCTGATTCTGATGACTATTCTGAGCTGAGTTTAGAAGATGATGAAGGTGGCAAGGGGACAGAAACATGTACATTATTTGATTCCTTGAAAAATGACCTCAGGCCAAAATTGTTTAAATGTCAAAGTTGTGAAAAATCCTACATAGGACAAGGAGGATTGGCACGGCACTATAAACTTAATCCAAACCATGGACAACAAGAGCCATTTCAATCTTTCCTTATAAATAGACCGCAAAAGAAGACGTTGCTAGAAAACATTGGAAAAAGAAGCAGTGAAGCACCATCAGTTACTGCTACCTTGGTAAACAAAAGCGGAATAGACACAGAATTGGAAAAAGATTTTCTCAAAGAGAACGAGAGACAGGTAATATATATTTTCTCTAATGAACTGTCAGGGTCCTGGGTATAATCTTTAAAAGCTACTTGTGTAGTGCTCATTTCTGGTCTTCCATTAAATATCCCTACCTCCACTTTCCTCTAACCTCAGTCAGAGAAAGAGATGTGAAAGTCAAGGAAATAATCAGGAAAAATATTCATCACCCCTAATTTTTTTCAGGTAAAATTTATTTTGGGAGGCGAGGGACATTTAAGTTTTCCCAAATCTTCTAATCCAGGAGTTCACAAACTTTTTCAGCAACGGAGCCCTTTTtggagcaaaagtttcttgtggcgctccaagaaatgtttatatattatatgtaatgtatatatatcaggaatGGGCCAGGCCAGTGTCGGATGGCAAATGTtcatgtgaactaattcacacagtgcaaaaaaggaaagagaacagtacaatatttaaagtgaagaacagttttaaccaatataaacttaacagtatttcaatggaagacctccggggccatccagtccaaccaccttctgccataccagaaaaaacaatcaaaacatcccaacagatggccaccagctgtagtagtagtagtagtaataatgatgataataataataataataatagcagaaacaatccagtccaacctccttctgccatgcaagaaaaacacaatcaaagcatcccctgagcaatgggAAGGAAATAGGATTTAGGAAGCAAAGAACATGTGAGGGGGTTTGGGCCACAAGAAAAAGTTTGGGCAGTGAAGGAGGCTAGGAGAAAAGGTCTGAGTGGAGAGAAAAAGTCTGGGCAGCGAGGGGGGTGAGTGAAAAAGGTTTGGACAGTGAGAAAAAGTGGACAGAAAGGGAGATGAGGGGAAAGGGTCTGGGCAGTGAGAAAAAGTCTGGGCAGCGAAGGACCCTGCCCCCAGGTTCATGTATGATTTGGATCATTTAGAAGTAAGTACATGGACGTAGAAGCAATATTTGCTTCTCTAAATACATTATTTTGTCTTTAGCTGAGTCAGCATTTTCCTAATGAAGATTTCATGGAGCAGGCTGTTCCACATTTTACAAAACTTGTTACTGTATTTGAATTTCTACTGATGAAGGTAAGTTTCTTAAGAGAACTTCAGTTCTCATGAAGATTTTGCTTGCATTTTCTCATTTAATCTAATATTATAGCAATGAGTTAAAAACTGAGTGATCCTAATTAACAAAGTCCACGAGGAATTGCAGGGGAGAAGCAAAAAAGATTTGTATCGTATTTCTCACTTTGCTCTAAACTTCGTTCCTGTAAATAAAACAATTCTTATCAGACAGCAAGTGCAATCCAGCCAATGCGAGTGGCTTGTCTCAAAGCTTACAATAGTTGGTGTCTTTCTTGAAGCCAGGATTTATGCTTTTTAAGTAAGCTTGTGGACTTTGAAATTCAGTCTTGATTATCTATATTAACCTTAAAACTCAGTTGCCTATTTActgttcatttaaaatattggttTAAGTCAGCCAGCCAGTGGAACTTGCATCTCTACTTTGAATTCCAAACATAACAAAGTAGCTAGTTTTGTCAAAAGAATTGTGAGGGTAAAAAAAAGTAAGATTTCTTGGATGGGACTCAAAAGGTTCTTCCTATAGTTAACATATCATGTGTATAATCTCCTAGTGCCTATTTTTCATGATTACCGTTTGAATGGGACTTATTACTTGTGATTTGTGCTGTTTAAATAGCTTTGTTTTTTACCAGGTAGAGCAAAAGTACCAGAAAAAAGCACTCTTTCCAGATGTATACCGGGAATTTGAAGAGCTTCATGCTATGGTAAAGAGGATGTGCCAAGACTATTTTGGTAACCCTGAATTAAGAAAGCCAGTGGAAGTAAACAATGAGAAGGTacttgtgtttttgttgttagcCATTCTCTATTACCTAACTATATGTGGGTGAAATCAGACagcataatttctttaaaaagaaagtaaagaTTAACTTTAAATGTTGGACCTAGAATATCCCTGATCAAAACTATCcttatcttgttttttttaatattatacCTTATTGCTATTCTTAGAAAGTAAACACCACATctatgcctaccatagatgtgggcaaaaggtcaggaaaGAAGGcccctgaaacatggccatatagcccagaaaactcacaacaacccagtgattctggccatgaaatccttcaacaacagTTAAACACAACAATTTGGTTTTTAAATTAGgtcaataatttaaaaacagatgCAGCAAGTTTTCAAGTCTTATTGTATATAGAGCATTCTAGGAAGGTTAACTTCCTGATGAGGTAAGAAGATACCATTGACATTCATGAACTGCTCAATTTAATGATTAAATATAGATAAGGCTTCAGGAGTACTTTACAGAGCTTAACATTCTTTTCTAGTCTAGGACAGATGTACAAGGTCTTTCCTATATAACAGCTAGATATGGAGGCAGGCAGTCTACTCAATCAATCTTAATATTAATGCTTGATTTCTTATGGGGAAATTTCTCTTGGCACTTGCAGTACTGTTGAATTCCTGTTGTTTTTTCTTATGGCTTTCATAGGTGGCTGAATCACTAGGAATTACAGACTGTTTTCTTCTGTTGAAAAAGACTCAAGTAGACTGTTCTCCTGAATATATTGAGACTACTAGTGATTGTGTGTTTACCAAAACTGTGGAACAGAAATGTGCAACTGAGGTAGTGAACTTGTGAATTCTGCCATCTTAATAAGAATGTCCCAGTCCGACAGTACACTAGAATCATAATCATAGACTAAACATTTTGATGCCTATTGAAAGTATGGGTTTGTCTTACCTTAACAAGTGCCATCATATGTGCCATCATATGTGCCATGGCTGGATTGAAATTCTTCTTTCAAAAATCTGACTGTCCACTGTAGCTGTATCAAATGTTTTACTTAGTGACATAATGATGTGAATTATGTTACTTCTGCATAAAACTAGAGATATTAAAAACATTCTTGTCATTAACTCAGGATATTCTTTGTTGCTTGATTCTATgtgtaatacatgtaataatgttGAATTTAACTTGAGTTATACATCTTGGATTCATATGTGGCAAAAAGTACTACTGAAATTGTGAAGTAGGGCTACTTCTACATTACtgaaattttaaatttttaaaaatcactccaAAGTTAATTAAACAGTGTTTACTCCTTACTTCTGTTGACAGCCTTCAGATGAAATGTTACCATTAGCAAAAAAATGCAGAGTGGATTATCTACCGGAGAACATAAATATTGATTATTCAAACCATAGTAGAAAAGAAGGCGGTGGCTCCATGGGTAATAATCTTTCAATTAGCAATATTCAGTAACAAAAATGGTTACCAACCAATGCATCTAAAATGTGTTTGTTTActtatatcattattttattctaGAAGGGAACTGTGCAGCAAATGTTCAGTCTGGGAATGCATTATGGGAAGAGGAACATGAATTACTTGAAGAAATTGTAAATGATCAAGATGGCTTGGATTTATATGATCAAAGCACAGAAGTGAGGCTTGAGAGTATGAAACCCTCAGAGAAATCAGAAATGGATTGTTCAGGCCGCTTATCTTCATGGGGTG
Encoded here:
- the znf839 gene encoding zinc finger protein 839, whose protein sequence is MAAPERTSVVSQEKSASSRVLLDPQTSASPASLPPASSIFYSAFQELQKTAQLQEKSGKAAEAFTRLLPPKPEKKKEEDKSTPGPAVAHPKSLTTVQPVEKNSKILGLGVNPQIIQIHPTMGIESQQIFLHNSSKPTVQLLLHSPLHLLGQISVGKITTHGQKNKPAEKAPTDSSNSGLISANSLIKHKKKQKEQKIKKALKVKTRSGRVSCPPKYKAKDYKFIKTEDLADCHQSDSDDYSELSLEDDEGGKGTETCTLFDSLKNDLRPKLFKCQSCEKSYIGQGGLARHYKLNPNHGQQEPFQSFLINRPQKKTLLENIGKRSSEAPSVTATLVNKSGIDTELEKDFLKENERQLSQHFPNEDFMEQAVPHFTKLVTVFEFLLMKVEQKYQKKALFPDVYREFEELHAMVKRMCQDYFGNPELRKPVEVNNEKVAESLGITDCFLLLKKTQVDCSPEYIETTSDCVFTKTVEQKCATEPSDEMLPLAKKCRVDYLPENINIDYSNHSRKEGGGSMEGNCAANVQSGNALWEEEHELLEEIVNDQDGLDLYDQSTEVRLESMKPSEKSEMDCSGRLSSWGETLPTNSAVSSDEKLMQTSSSWSKGNEVTLSSGNI